A window of the Polaribacter batillariae genome harbors these coding sequences:
- the ppk2 gene encoding polyphosphate kinase 2, which translates to MGNKLTTKQVNKLNTKKGLLALLSKEPLNIERGLRYVNYQKKLKKLQVELIRLQKWAIHNNERIIIVFQGRDAAGKGGAIRRLTERINPRHMRIVALSKPTEDEKTQWYFQRYVEQFPKAGEIVFFDRSWYNRAVLEPVNGFCTQKEYDVFMNQVNDFERMILESGIHLVKIYMSISKKEQAKRFAEIKSNPLKQWKMTKLDERAQDLWDQYTEYKNVMFQKTNTKNSPWKIIRANRKTEARINVINHVLKSIPYDRDIEV; encoded by the coding sequence ATGGGAAACAAACTAACAACAAAACAAGTAAATAAATTAAACACAAAAAAAGGGCTATTAGCACTTTTGTCTAAAGAGCCTTTAAATATAGAAAGAGGTTTGCGTTATGTAAATTATCAAAAAAAATTAAAAAAACTTCAAGTAGAATTAATTCGTTTGCAAAAATGGGCAATTCATAACAACGAACGTATAATTATTGTTTTTCAAGGAAGAGACGCAGCAGGAAAAGGTGGGGCCATAAGAAGGTTAACAGAACGTATAAACCCACGTCATATGCGAATTGTAGCACTTTCTAAACCTACAGAAGACGAGAAAACGCAATGGTATTTTCAAAGATATGTAGAACAGTTTCCAAAAGCAGGAGAAATTGTTTTTTTTGATAGAAGTTGGTATAATAGAGCTGTTTTAGAGCCAGTTAATGGGTTTTGTACCCAAAAAGAATATGATGTTTTTATGAATCAGGTAAACGATTTCGAAAGAATGATTTTAGAATCTGGAATTCATTTGGTAAAAATATACATGTCTATATCTAAAAAAGAACAAGCCAAGCGCTTCGCAGAAATTAAAAGCAATCCATTAAAACAATGGAAAATGACAAAATTAGATGAGCGAGCACAAGATTTATGGGACCAATATACAGAGTACAAAAATGTAATGTTTCAAAAAACAAATACAAAGAACTCTCCTTGGAAAATTATAAGAGCAAATAGGAAAACCGAAGCCAGAATAAACGTTATAAATCACGTTTTAAAAAGCATTCCTTACGATAGAGATATAGAAGTTTAA
- a CDS encoding cysteine desulfurase family protein, which produces MKTVYLDNAATTPIAKEVIEVMRNSMVENFGNPSSTHQFGRKAKSAVETARKNIAKHFNVTASEIVFTSSGTEADNLILQNAVLNLGVRRIITSKIEHHAVLHTCKYLQKTHNISLEFVNVNEFGTIEIAHLEGILQSSKEKTLVSLMLINNEIGNILPLEEIGSLCKTNNALFHTDAVQAVGHYHLDLQKINLDFLAASAHKFHGPKGVGFAFFKKGFGILPMLHGGDQERGARSSTENVHSILGMEKALDMAISSLNKDKNYIEGLKVYFISELKKVSENIRFNGLSSDLDNSSYTILNVRFPVTNNMLLFRLDLAGIAVSGGSACQSGSNKGSHVLSEILFHGEEDKTSIRFSFSKFTTREDLDSTISKIKELL; this is translated from the coding sequence ATGAAAACAGTCTATTTAGACAATGCTGCAACAACACCCATCGCCAAAGAAGTCATAGAAGTTATGCGAAATTCTATGGTAGAAAATTTCGGAAACCCTTCTTCTACACATCAGTTTGGCAGAAAGGCAAAATCTGCAGTAGAAACCGCCCGAAAAAATATCGCCAAACACTTTAATGTTACTGCGAGTGAAATTGTTTTTACTTCTAGTGGCACAGAAGCCGACAATTTAATTTTACAAAACGCTGTTTTAAATTTAGGCGTGCGTCGTATCATAACTTCTAAAATAGAACACCATGCAGTTTTGCATACTTGCAAATATTTACAGAAAACCCATAACATTTCTCTAGAGTTTGTAAATGTTAACGAATTTGGAACTATAGAAATAGCGCATTTAGAAGGTATTTTACAATCTTCTAAAGAAAAGACATTGGTTAGTTTAATGCTAATAAATAACGAGATTGGCAATATACTTCCTCTTGAAGAAATTGGTAGTTTATGTAAAACCAACAATGCATTATTTCATACAGATGCTGTGCAAGCAGTGGGGCATTATCATTTAGATTTGCAAAAAATAAACCTAGATTTTTTAGCTGCAAGTGCGCACAAATTTCATGGACCCAAAGGGGTTGGTTTTGCTTTTTTTAAAAAAGGATTTGGCATTTTACCAATGCTTCATGGTGGAGATCAAGAAAGAGGTGCAAGATCGAGTACCGAAAATGTGCACTCTATCTTAGGAATGGAAAAAGCACTAGATATGGCTATTTCTTCTTTAAATAAAGATAAAAATTATATAGAAGGTTTAAAAGTTTACTTTATTTCCGAACTTAAAAAAGTATCAGAAAATATTCGATTTAACGGGCTTTCTTCAGATTTAGACAACAGCAGTTACACCATTTTAAATGTTCGTTTTCCAGTTACAAACAACATGCTATTGTTTCGTTTAGATTTGGCTGGAATTGCAGTTTCTGGAGGCAGTGCTTGCCAAAGTGGAAGCAATAAAGGGTCTCATGTTTTATCAGAAATCCTTTTTCATGGAGAAGAAGATAAAACTTCCATCCGTTTTTCGTTCTCTAAATTTACAACCCGAGAAGATTTAGATAGTACGATTTCTAAAATAAAAGAACTATTATAA
- a CDS encoding DUF3822 family protein, whose protein sequence is MKNTKDKNLSIQFHLDGFSFSIQDTLSKKDMYFCKYTFPETQATPESLLLKIEDIFKKDTHLQQDFSSVIVIHQNNLVTLVPNEYFNKNQLASYLNFNIKTLATDFITFDEIDSIEAKNVYVPYVNINNYLFNNFGEFNYKHHSTVLIDKLIQQSKSETKTMYVNVSKTTFDIVVLENKKLLLYNSFTYTSEEDFLYYILFVAEQLQLDTNEFPLYLMGRISLNSTLYKLIYKYVKNIYFLESKNPIFKELNLETHTNFILLGE, encoded by the coding sequence TTGAAAAACACAAAAGATAAAAATTTATCCATCCAATTTCATTTGGATGGATTTTCTTTTTCTATCCAAGACACATTGTCTAAAAAGGATATGTATTTCTGCAAATATACTTTTCCAGAAACACAAGCAACTCCAGAAAGTCTATTGTTAAAAATTGAAGATATTTTTAAAAAAGATACACATTTACAACAAGATTTTTCTAGTGTGATTGTAATTCATCAAAATAACCTTGTTACATTAGTACCAAACGAATATTTTAATAAAAATCAGTTAGCTTCTTATTTAAATTTTAATATAAAAACACTGGCAACAGATTTTATAACTTTCGACGAAATCGATTCTATAGAGGCAAAAAATGTATATGTGCCTTACGTAAATATTAATAATTACCTATTTAACAATTTCGGAGAGTTCAATTACAAACACCACAGCACTGTACTTATAGACAAATTGATACAACAAAGTAAAAGCGAAACCAAAACAATGTATGTAAATGTTTCTAAAACCACTTTTGATATTGTGGTTTTAGAAAATAAAAAGTTACTGCTCTACAATTCTTTTACATATACTTCCGAAGAAGATTTTTTATATTATATTCTTTTTGTTGCAGAACAGTTACAATTAGACACAAACGAATTTCCTTTGTATTTAATGGGGCGTATTTCTTTAAATTCTACATTGTACAAATTAATTTATAAGTATGTTAAAAACATCTACTTTTTAGAGAGTAAAAACCCTATTTTTAAAGAATTAAATTTAGAAACACACACGAATTTTATACTATTAGGCGAATGA
- a CDS encoding lipid A deacylase LpxR family protein, which yields MKKISFILFALATLTIFSQQKLSKEISFITENDLYVSINDDRYYTNGAFLSYRYLSKYKKENLEKRILEWSVGHEMYSPYRSIAVFKEDHDRPFAAYLYGGFGIDRIYKNNQTFKTSIQLGIIGAYAYGKELQNFIHNIYGFKEAVGWKYQVKNALALNFNVEFNKLLLKNNTNYFDVSWVNSANAGTVFTNISTGFYGRIGFKPLQNLVNSIAFNSNINNNNTRYFREVESFMFIKPTLRYALYDATLQGSFLNKKSEVTNELVPLVFNLEIGLKFTANRFRFGYTFNYNSNKSKNLRFDNGHKYGSIQIGYLLK from the coding sequence ATGAAAAAAATTAGCTTCATTTTATTTGCTTTAGCAACTTTAACTATTTTTTCTCAACAGAAATTATCGAAAGAAATTAGTTTTATTACAGAAAACGATTTATACGTTTCTATAAACGACGATCGTTATTATACAAACGGAGCATTTTTATCTTATAGATACCTTTCTAAATACAAAAAAGAAAATTTAGAAAAACGAATTCTAGAATGGAGTGTTGGGCACGAAATGTATTCGCCTTACAGGTCAATTGCTGTTTTTAAAGAAGACCACGACAGGCCTTTTGCGGCTTATTTATATGGTGGTTTTGGTATTGATAGAATTTATAAAAACAACCAAACTTTTAAAACTTCTATTCAGTTAGGTATTATTGGTGCTTATGCTTATGGAAAAGAATTACAAAATTTTATCCATAACATTTATGGTTTTAAAGAAGCTGTGGGCTGGAAATATCAAGTAAAAAACGCTTTGGCATTAAATTTTAATGTTGAATTTAACAAACTGCTACTAAAAAATAATACGAATTATTTTGATGTTTCTTGGGTAAATTCTGCAAACGCAGGAACCGTTTTTACAAATATTTCTACTGGCTTTTATGGAAGAATTGGCTTTAAACCTTTACAAAACTTAGTAAATTCAATTGCTTTTAATTCTAATATCAATAATAACAATACCCGTTATTTTAGAGAGGTAGAATCTTTTATGTTTATAAAACCAACTTTAAGATATGCGCTTTACGATGCTACATTACAAGGAAGTTTTTTAAATAAAAAGAGTGAAGTTACCAACGAACTTGTGCCACTTGTTTTTAATTTAGAAATCGGATTAAAATTTACCGCAAACAGATTTCGTTTTGGATATACTTTTAATTACAACTCGAACAAATCGAAAAATTTACGATTTGATAACGGCCATAAATACGGCTCTATACAGATTGGATATTTGTTAAAATAA
- a CDS encoding proprotein convertase P-domain-containing protein, producing MSPKPKSKWYFVPFIPLFISLNSYAQTCTNYTETPGTAISTIGNVIYNTTINVPDNFSISDVNVSLDISHTWNSDLNIYLISPANTRVELSTGNGGNGDNYSNVTFDDASGNVLPTGNSGISGTYNPEGLLSDFNGENANGDWVLEVTDTADGDGGTINSITLNICNSNFSEDFETGNTWSTTGTTATTGTFVNIDPEETDYQLENDHSNPGTNALITASNPSNGIGADDVDGGTVFATSPTYSITNESNFSIWYFFGQRDTGDDPGDFFRLEVSFDNGVNWTDLVFIGDVQNNPVWTEATTTIPAGSNFIVRVSAADGTTDGDIIEAGIDDLTIVENTTPRIPITITAEAKTKEEGDADPTLTYNITSGSLDSGDTLIGNLSRGAGENIGAYNINQGTLTNANNPKYNITFVSATFTITAKDTDGDGYADHIDIDDDNDGIKDEDESCITQGAANPETDSITYEDGSFKIYAIGDNKNSGLGFKESGFEKASFSKGLTLNRLNGANDFTGLPTSTGDENNGTAENFTAFWANGTVTYKTTANNPTERRNQFTEANFNSQKSGTTGDAIRIKPSINLSTGEVYTITINLTNPVHAFNFDLNDILDSNLTPGVLLTYEVLVDDKRILFFNSEMLGNDAEGIVEVFDDNGATKGNMNVGDAIETSIGFLSETKVSKIEIVHKVTGTLTGNTIDLHGLDNFVWSTENFSCFADNIDFDGDGITNDKDLDSDNDGIPDNIEAQTTIDYIAPNYIYTANGLDTAYGTGLKAQNTDGTGNADYVDLDSDNDGIFDINEIGLAAKDTNNDGKTNGTVGKNGLDNSLYVADDFNDVNANINNPILLPDADNDVLTIGDVDYRDAHGSGIPMITQIFNDGTSRVIEITNVHATNSILANTIKLDLFRNKTGDQTGIAPDVTYTIPTEIAPGASILITNSASVFSGTVNNDITDLIGANDILLFSHPKGISSGLNDWKNRYETTTNFADNTVYVRSDEATSNNKTFTESEWIPFVEDDLNPYRDIDNGGPERHPHAPIISEITSAVATSNLSLGTHKVNPTVRVGNAWSNGFPDKTRRVVINEDYSTSTALTARKLTINADRKLTITNNLLVVTEDIEFGATSSELRLAGNSQLIQIHENSSQITGSGKLFIDQNSTIASKYRYNYMSSPVGGTSYTLVDVLKDGTTPTSATSSAIDIDFVSGFDGDTGTPIKIADYWIYTYASANGNRSNWNQKKSTGSIPVTDGFTIKGTGAAQNYTFVGTPNDGDLNTAIGGNESYLVGNPYPSAISVQRFIEDNENSIDGTLYFWQHAGERDTSSSNEAGHYYTGYIGGYATRNIAMGIAANSASFAGAFDISLEAENASHNATTSTDTENTTVVLDATTEYVDFGLIPRGVESLRLNYKSLTPKKIKVIVNGNSIGVFDVPVSNSYTNYEIPICIERSNSVKIESLDLNVFYLNKIILKDDDGKIPCAPNVGSGFTYTTPLEYIAVGQGFFISGDTDGGPIQFNNSQRENIVEGPKSIFFKSNAKHKKETTNRRKKLPIIKLGMNYTDHLNTKIHRQIGISFKGNNSFKFDKGYDSYLFDLSATDFYWKFSNEEPPYVIAGIENISKDLEVPLEIVISKKDAVSIEIDEWNLENTSLFLLDKLTNISYDLAKGKVDLELEKGTYSNRFYITFKNSQTLSNDDDLAERNVSVFYSKPNREIHVNTINGTTVQKASLYSILGQEINSWKLKNEALEKTILKVNNLSKAVYILKLKTDKGEVSKKILIN from the coding sequence ATGTCCCCTAAACCTAAAAGTAAATGGTATTTCGTACCATTTATACCGCTATTTATTAGTTTAAATAGTTACGCTCAAACATGTACAAATTACACAGAAACTCCAGGAACCGCAATTTCTACAATTGGTAATGTTATCTATAACACAACCATAAATGTTCCTGATAACTTTTCTATTTCCGATGTAAATGTTTCTTTAGACATTAGTCATACTTGGAATTCAGATTTAAATATTTATTTAATTTCACCAGCAAATACGAGAGTAGAATTAAGTACTGGAAATGGTGGAAATGGAGACAATTATTCCAATGTTACTTTCGATGATGCTTCTGGCAATGTATTACCAACTGGAAACTCAGGTATATCAGGCACTTATAATCCAGAAGGACTCTTATCAGATTTTAATGGAGAAAATGCGAATGGAGATTGGGTTTTAGAAGTTACAGATACAGCTGATGGAGATGGAGGAACGATAAATTCCATTACCCTTAATATCTGCAATTCTAATTTTTCTGAAGATTTTGAAACTGGTAACACTTGGTCCACAACAGGAACAACTGCAACAACAGGTACGTTCGTAAATATAGATCCAGAAGAAACTGATTATCAATTAGAAAATGATCATTCAAACCCGGGTACAAATGCTCTAATCACAGCTTCGAATCCATCTAATGGAATTGGAGCAGACGATGTAGATGGTGGTACTGTTTTTGCAACTTCACCAACCTATAGCATTACCAACGAATCTAATTTTTCTATCTGGTATTTCTTTGGTCAAAGAGATACTGGAGATGATCCTGGAGATTTTTTTAGATTAGAAGTTTCCTTTGATAATGGAGTTAATTGGACAGATTTAGTATTTATAGGAGATGTTCAAAACAATCCTGTTTGGACAGAAGCTACAACTACAATTCCTGCTGGTTCTAATTTTATTGTAAGAGTTAGTGCTGCAGACGGAACTACAGATGGAGATATTATTGAAGCTGGTATAGACGATTTAACCATCGTAGAAAACACTACACCTAGAATACCAATTACAATAACAGCAGAAGCTAAAACGAAAGAAGAAGGAGATGCAGACCCAACTTTAACATACAATATTACCTCTGGTAGTTTAGACAGTGGAGATACTTTAATAGGCAATTTATCAAGAGGTGCAGGCGAAAATATTGGTGCTTATAATATCAACCAAGGTACATTAACAAATGCAAACAACCCTAAATACAACATCACTTTTGTTTCTGCTACATTTACAATTACAGCAAAAGATACAGATGGAGATGGCTATGCAGATCATATAGATATTGATGATGATAATGATGGAATAAAAGATGAAGACGAAAGCTGTATCACTCAAGGAGCAGCAAACCCTGAAACTGATAGCATAACATATGAAGATGGAAGCTTTAAAATATATGCTATTGGAGACAATAAAAATAGTGGTTTAGGTTTTAAAGAATCTGGGTTTGAAAAGGCATCTTTTTCCAAAGGTCTCACACTAAATCGATTAAATGGAGCTAACGATTTTACTGGTTTACCAACTTCCACTGGAGATGAAAATAATGGAACAGCTGAAAATTTTACAGCCTTTTGGGCAAACGGAACTGTAACATACAAAACAACAGCAAATAACCCAACAGAAAGAAGAAATCAATTTACTGAAGCTAATTTTAACTCACAAAAATCTGGAACAACTGGAGATGCAATTCGTATTAAACCATCAATAAATTTAAGCACAGGAGAAGTCTATACCATTACAATAAACTTAACAAACCCTGTACATGCCTTTAATTTCGATTTAAATGACATTTTAGATTCTAACCTAACACCAGGTGTTCTGCTTACTTACGAAGTTTTAGTAGATGATAAAAGAATTCTTTTTTTTAATAGCGAAATGTTAGGAAATGATGCAGAAGGTATCGTAGAGGTCTTCGATGATAATGGCGCTACTAAAGGAAATATGAATGTAGGTGACGCTATAGAAACATCAATAGGATTTCTATCAGAGACCAAAGTATCTAAAATAGAAATAGTCCATAAGGTTACAGGAACTCTTACAGGAAATACAATAGATTTACATGGACTGGATAATTTTGTCTGGAGCACAGAAAATTTTTCTTGCTTTGCTGATAATATAGATTTCGATGGAGATGGAATAACAAATGATAAAGATTTAGATTCAGATAACGATGGCATTCCAGATAATATAGAAGCACAAACAACTATCGATTATATCGCACCAAACTATATTTATACTGCAAATGGCCTAGATACAGCTTACGGAACGGGTTTAAAAGCACAAAATACAGATGGCACTGGAAATGCAGATTATGTAGATTTAGACTCAGATAACGATGGTATTTTTGATATAAACGAGATCGGTTTGGCTGCAAAAGATACAAATAACGATGGCAAAACAAATGGAACTGTTGGTAAAAATGGTTTAGATAACAGTTTATACGTTGCAGACGATTTTAATGATGTAAATGCAAACATTAACAATCCAATTCTTTTACCAGATGCAGACAATGATGTTTTAACCATTGGAGATGTAGATTATAGAGATGCACATGGTTCTGGAATTCCTATGATTACCCAAATATTTAACGATGGTACAAGTAGAGTTATCGAAATTACCAATGTTCATGCAACAAATTCAATTTTAGCAAATACAATAAAGCTAGATCTCTTTAGAAACAAAACTGGCGACCAAACTGGTATTGCACCAGATGTTACATACACAATTCCTACTGAAATAGCCCCAGGAGCATCTATTTTAATTACAAATTCGGCTTCCGTATTTTCTGGAACTGTAAACAACGATATTACAGATTTAATAGGAGCAAACGACATTTTATTGTTTTCGCATCCAAAAGGAATTTCATCTGGGTTAAACGATTGGAAAAACAGGTACGAAACCACCACTAATTTTGCAGATAATACAGTATATGTAAGAAGCGATGAAGCAACATCTAATAATAAAACCTTTACAGAAAGCGAGTGGATTCCCTTCGTAGAAGACGATTTAAACCCATACAGAGATATTGATAATGGCGGACCAGAAAGACATCCACACGCACCAATTATTTCGGAAATAACCAGTGCAGTTGCCACATCTAATTTAAGTTTAGGAACTCATAAAGTAAACCCTACAGTTCGAGTTGGTAACGCTTGGTCTAATGGATTTCCAGATAAAACTAGACGTGTTGTTATAAATGAAGATTATTCGACCTCTACAGCTTTAACTGCAAGAAAACTTACCATAAATGCCGACCGAAAATTAACAATTACAAATAATCTATTGGTTGTAACAGAAGATATTGAGTTTGGTGCAACTTCTAGTGAATTAAGGCTTGCAGGAAATTCTCAGCTCATTCAAATACACGAAAACAGCAGTCAAATTACTGGTAGTGGAAAACTATTTATAGACCAAAATTCTACCATTGCAAGCAAATACAGGTACAATTATATGAGCTCTCCTGTTGGAGGAACATCTTACACCTTGGTCGATGTTTTAAAAGATGGCACAACACCAACTTCTGCAACTTCTTCTGCAATAGATATCGATTTTGTAAGCGGTTTTGATGGAGATACAGGTACTCCAATAAAAATTGCAGATTACTGGATTTACACTTACGCAAGTGCAAACGGAAATAGATCGAACTGGAATCAAAAGAAAAGTACAGGAAGCATTCCAGTAACAGATGGTTTTACCATAAAAGGTACTGGTGCTGCACAAAACTATACTTTTGTTGGCACACCAAATGATGGTGATTTAAATACAGCTATAGGCGGAAACGAGTCTTATTTAGTAGGTAATCCATACCCATCTGCAATAAGTGTACAACGTTTTATCGAAGACAACGAAAACTCTATAGATGGCACTTTATATTTCTGGCAGCATGCAGGAGAAAGAGATACTTCTAGCTCTAACGAAGCTGGCCACTACTATACAGGTTATATTGGCGGGTATGCAACTCGTAATATTGCTATGGGAATTGCTGCAAATTCGGCTTCTTTTGCTGGTGCTTTCGATATTTCTTTGGAAGCAGAGAATGCATCACATAATGCAACTACTTCAACAGATACAGAAAATACAACAGTGGTTTTAGATGCCACTACAGAATATGTAGATTTTGGATTGATACCAAGAGGTGTTGAAAGTTTAAGACTAAACTACAAATCTCTAACACCTAAAAAAATAAAAGTTATTGTAAATGGCAATTCTATTGGAGTTTTCGACGTGCCAGTTTCTAATTCATATACAAATTACGAGATTCCTATTTGTATCGAAAGAAGCAACTCTGTAAAAATAGAATCTTTAGATCTTAATGTGTTTTATTTAAACAAAATAATACTTAAAGACGATGATGGCAAAATACCTTGCGCACCAAATGTAGGCTCTGGTTTTACATACACGACTCCTTTAGAGTACATTGCTGTGGGGCAAGGATTTTTTATTAGTGGAGATACAGATGGTGGGCCAATACAATTTAACAACAGCCAAAGAGAAAATATTGTAGAAGGTCCAAAATCTATCTTTTTTAAATCGAATGCAAAACATAAAAAAGAAACAACAAACAGAAGAAAAAAATTACCAATTATTAAATTAGGTATGAACTATACTGACCATTTAAACACAAAAATACATCGTCAAATTGGTATTTCTTTTAAAGGAAATAATAGTTTTAAGTTCGATAAAGGGTATGATAGTTATCTTTTTGATTTATCTGCTACAGATTTTTATTGGAAATTTTCGAATGAAGAGCCACCTTACGTAATTGCTGGCATAGAAAATATTTCGAAAGATTTAGAAGTGCCTTTAGAAATTGTAATCTCTAAAAAAGACGCTGTTAGCATCGAAATAGACGAGTGGAATCTCGAAAATACCTCGCTATTTTTGTTAGATAAATTAACAAATATTAGTTACGACTTAGCTAAAGGAAAAGTAGATTTAGAATTAGAAAAAGGAACCTATTCGAATCGTTTTTACATTACTTTTAAGAATTCGCAAACCTTAAGTAATGATGATGATCTTGCAGAGAGAAATGTTTCTGTTTTTTATTCGAAACCAAATCGTGAAATTCACGTAAATACAATCAATGGCACAACTGTACAAAAAGCATCTTTATATTCAATTTTAGGACAAGAAATAAACTCTTGGAAATTAAAAAACGAAGCTTTAGAGAAAACCATTCTTAAGGTAAACAACCTTTCGAAAGCCGTTTATATTTTAAAATTGAAAACAGACAAAGGAGAGGTTTCCAAAAAAATACTCATTAATTAA
- the ppk2 gene encoding polyphosphate kinase 2 — MNKKQVLTSEDFESVNTNKELLTLIKNKSELYNKVNKTLSYTQELRLLQIELVKLQRWISKENKRVAVIFEGRDAAGKGGNIRRFMEHLNPRSSRLVALNKPTEVEKGQWYFQRYIKELPNPGEIVFFDRSWYNRAVVEPVMGFCTEQQYKEFLVQVPEFEHMMYEDGLIIIKFWLSISKDEQLRRFEERKENPLKRWKFSPVDKQGQILWDKYTHYKAEMFSKTHTSYSPWMMVKTNDKKVARLEAIRHVISQFDYDGKKDAKTVITPDPNVVMRYYRSNSNLD, encoded by the coding sequence ATGAATAAGAAGCAAGTACTAACATCAGAAGATTTTGAGAGCGTTAATACAAATAAAGAATTATTAACACTCATAAAAAATAAAAGCGAGTTATATAATAAGGTAAATAAAACACTTTCATATACTCAAGAACTTAGACTACTTCAAATAGAATTGGTAAAATTACAAAGGTGGATTTCTAAAGAAAACAAGCGTGTTGCTGTTATTTTTGAAGGAAGAGACGCTGCAGGAAAAGGTGGAAACATTAGACGGTTTATGGAGCATTTAAACCCTAGATCTAGCAGGTTAGTCGCTTTAAATAAACCCACAGAAGTAGAAAAAGGGCAGTGGTATTTTCAAAGATATATTAAAGAGTTGCCCAACCCAGGTGAAATTGTTTTTTTTGATAGAAGTTGGTATAATAGGGCTGTTGTAGAGCCTGTTATGGGATTTTGTACAGAACAACAATACAAAGAATTTCTAGTACAAGTACCAGAATTCGAACACATGATGTACGAAGACGGTTTAATTATTATTAAATTTTGGTTATCAATTTCTAAAGACGAGCAATTAAGACGTTTCGAAGAACGTAAAGAAAATCCTTTAAAACGTTGGAAATTTAGTCCTGTCGATAAACAAGGACAAATTCTTTGGGACAAATACACACACTACAAAGCAGAAATGTTTTCTAAAACCCACACATCTTACAGTCCTTGGATGATGGTAAAAACAAACGATAAAAAAGTGGCAAGATTAGAGGCCATTAGGCATGTAATTTCTCAATTTGATTATGATGGAAAAAAAGATGCAAAAACGGTAATAACGCCAGACCCAAATGTAGTAATGAGGTACTATCGTTCTAATAGTAATTTAGATTAA
- a CDS encoding Smr/MutS family protein: protein MCLEIGNKVAVLDDVLKGKVVAINKHTISVETEDGMVFNFDEKELVKIDVEQYNLSKFSDINHPILQEKIAEVKKKTNLFKKEKKEVIMEVDLHINQLVKSTKGLDNYDMLNLQLDTAKRKIEYAIKKRISKIIFIHGVGEGVLKSELQSLLNKYPVKYYDASYKIYGLGATEVYVFQNVNQ from the coding sequence ATGTGTTTAGAAATTGGAAATAAAGTAGCTGTTTTAGACGATGTTTTAAAAGGAAAAGTGGTTGCTATAAATAAACATACAATTTCTGTAGAAACAGAAGATGGTATGGTTTTTAATTTTGATGAAAAAGAACTCGTTAAAATCGATGTAGAACAATACAATTTATCGAAGTTTTCCGATATCAATCATCCTATTTTACAAGAGAAAATAGCCGAAGTAAAAAAGAAAACAAACCTGTTTAAAAAAGAAAAAAAAGAAGTAATTATGGAGGTAGATTTGCATATAAATCAACTTGTTAAATCTACCAAAGGTTTAGATAATTACGATATGCTAAATCTTCAATTAGATACCGCAAAACGAAAAATAGAATACGCAATTAAAAAACGAATTTCTAAAATTATTTTTATTCATGGAGTTGGAGAAGGAGTTTTAAAATCGGAATTGCAATCGCTTTTAAATAAATATCCAGTAAAATATTACGATGCTTCTTATAAAATATATGGTTTAGGAGCGACAGAAGTTTATGTTTTTCAAAATGTAAATCAGTAA